TGTTGACAACGCGGCAATATTTGCCAATACTTGGTGTAGTGTTAGTCTGGAGTTCAGCTTACCCTCTAATTAAAATTGCTCTTCAATATATGTCGCCAATAATTTTAGCAATAATTAGGCTCTTAGTTGGAGGTCTTATTCTACTAATTTATGGAAAAGGTATAATATATGGCTTAAAGGAATTTATTGGTAGCCTATTAAACGTTGCGATATTTATGATATTGCTTAATTTAGGTGTTCTTCTCTCACCTAATCCAGCATTATCTGCAACATTAATTTATACTCAACCAGTTTTCGTTGCGATATTTAGTTATTTTATTTTCAAAGAAAAAATAGGGATTTTAAAGATATTTGGTATTATTATAGCAATTTCTGGGGCGATTATAGCTTCCGGTAATTTAGAAGTAAATATTGGTGCTTTAATTTCCTTATTAGGAGGTATAACATGGGCAGTAGGAACTATTTATTACAGAAAATATCTAATTAATGAAGATGTAATAAGACTTAACTCATTTTTTGCTCTCTCATCAGTTCCCGTACTAGTACCACTTATTCCATTTCAGTTCTATTTTAAAGTATCTTTAGAAGGAATAGTAGTAGCTATAATTATAGGTATAACAGCACAAGCCTTAGGTTTCATATTCTGGTTTTCGTCAGTGAAAAACTTGGGTGCTTTTAAAGCAAGTAGCATATCTTTATTAGTTCCAGCACTTTCTTACTTTTTCTCTTATATAATCTTAGGTGATATGCCTACATTAATAGAGATGATAGGATCATTTCTAGTACTTTTCGGTGTTTTGCTTACCAATCTAAAGATATCAAATTTTAGTTCCAGGTTTTAAAATTTCTCCGTGCCTTATCTCAGCTTCTGGAGAAATAAGTGCTCCTAACTTATTTACCTTGCCCCTAACTACTCTTGCTGGAAAACTTGAGGAAATAACGCTTGCTCCTATTTTTGCTTTTTCTCCTACAACAGTATAACTTAAGTATGACTTTGAACCTATTTCAGCTTCTGGTTCAACTAATGTGTGCGTTAATTCGCAGTAAGCACCTATTTTAGCACCTCTTTCTATAGAAGTAGCATCTCTTATCAAGGAAAAATTACCAACAAATACTTCTTTTCCAATATAAGCTGGACCTTTAATTACAGCGTAATCATCGATTACAGCGTAATCATCAATTATAACTCCTTTACCAATTATGGCTGTTTTAGAGATTTCAGCCTTCTCAGAGATTATGCTCTTCTTTTCATCTAATAGCATTTCAATAGCATTTATTAAATCCTCAGGATAACCAATATCAATCCACTTTTCACTCCAAACGAAGTATTTTAGCATTTCCTTTCTAGTATTTAAGTATTCAAGAAAATCATCAAACATTTCATTTCTGATAATATAAGCTCCAGCTAAGGCTAAAGTAGAACCAGTTTTTACAATCTCTATCTTATCTTTCTCAATTTTTGCTAATCCGTAAGTGTTTACCCCTTCACTTACTGGAACTAAAGGAATTACATAATCAGCTCCAGTAGTTAAATGAGTATTTACTAGACTAACGTAAAAATCTTCTGGAGCTACTATATCACCAAAAGCCAAAACTACATTACTGCCAGAAGCTCTTTCAAGACCATCTTTAATAGCACCGTTAATTCCCTCTCTTTTCTGTATTATAATTTCAAAAGATACGTTCAACTTCTCTATTTCTTCCTCTATTTTACTTTTCCCTTTCTCAGATGTAACAATAATAAAATCATTAATTCCCGCCTTCTTTAAGCCCTTAATACTATAAGAAATTATTAAATTACCCAGAATACTTATCGTCTCCTTTTGATATTTTTCAGTGTAAGGAAGTAAACCTTCTCCTTTTCCTCCCGCTAAAATGATAGCTTGCACATATAATTTGCAACTTTACTCCTATTAATGTGATAGAGGTAAAAGTTCCGTTAAAGCTAACTCTTTTTGGAGAACATGCAGTAGTTTATGAAAGACCAGCTATAGCATACACAATTTCAGAATTTCTTACTTTACGCTTTAAAGAAAGTGATAAATTTTATATTAAATCCGATAATTTGCAGATAAAAGGAGTGAGAGTCAATATAGATGAATTTAAAATTGAAAACGAGAATATAAAACGAGTATTATCGTACATAATAGAGGGAATAAACTATTTTGAAGCAAAGAAACCAGTAGAAATTGAAATTGAGTCTCCAGTAGAACCATCAGTAGGCTTAGGCACAAGTGCGGGTGTAGTAGTAGGAACAGTTGCCGGTTATTCTTCATATCTAGGAATAGAACTTAGCAAAGAAGAAATTGCCAAGATCTCTCACTCAATTGAGTTAAAAGTCCAAGGATTAGGTAGTAGAATGGATACATACACAGAAACT
The sequence above is drawn from the Sulfurisphaera tokodaii str. 7 genome and encodes:
- a CDS encoding DMT family transporter, with the protein product MPILGVVLVWSSAYPLIKIALQYMSPIILAIIRLLVGGLILLIYGKGIIYGLKEFIGSLLNVAIFMILLNLGVLLSPNPALSATLIYTQPVFVAIFSYFIFKEKIGILKIFGIIIAISGAIIASGNLEVNIGALISLLGGITWAVGTIYYRKYLINEDVIRLNSFFALSSVPVLVPLIPFQFYFKVSLEGIVVAIIIGITAQALGFIFWFSSVKNLGAFKASSISLLVPALSYFFSYIILGDMPTLIEMIGSFLVLFGVLLTNLKISNFSSRF
- a CDS encoding sugar phosphate nucleotidyltransferase; translation: MQAIILAGGKGEGLLPYTEKYQKETISILGNLIISYSIKGLKKAGINDFIIVTSEKGKSKIEEEIEKLNVSFEIIIQKREGINGAIKDGLERASGSNVVLAFGDIVAPEDFYVSLVNTHLTTGADYVIPLVPVSEGVNTYGLAKIEKDKIEIVKTGSTLALAGAYIIRNEMFDDFLEYLNTRKEMLKYFVWSEKWIDIGYPEDLINAIEMLLDEKKSIISEKAEISKTAIIGKGVIIDDYAVIDDYAVIKGPAYIGKEVFVGNFSLIRDATSIERGAKIGAYCELTHTLVEPEAEIGSKSYLSYTVVGEKAKIGASVISSSFPARVVRGKVNKLGALISPEAEIRHGEILKPGTKI